From Pseudobythopirellula maris:
GAGGGCGAGCGACTTGCGGAGCATCTCCTCGGCGCCGGGCAGGTCGCCCCGTGTTTCGTAGATCATCCCGAGGTTGCCGTACTGGATGGCCATGCCCGCCTTGCGGCCCAGCTCTTCGCTGAGGGTGAGCGACTTGCGGAGCATCTCCTCGGCGCCGGGCAGGTCGCCCCGCGTCTGGTAGATCACCCCGAGGTTGCCGTAGTCGCTGGCCATGCCCGCCTTGCTGCCCAGCTCTTCGTTGAGGGCGAGCGACTTGCGGAGCATCTCCTCGGCGCCCGGCAGGTCGCCCCGCGTCGAGTAGATCACCCCGATGTTGGCGTAGTTACTGGCCATGCCCGACTTGCTGCCCAGCTCTTCGTTGAGGGCGAGCGACTTGCGGAACATCTCCTCGGCGCCAGGCAGGTCGCTCCGCGTCTGGTAGATCGCCCCGAGGTTGCCGTATTGGCTGGCCATGCCCTCCTTGCTGCCCAGCTCTTCTTCAATGGCGAGCGACTTGCGGAGCATCTCCTCGGCGCCCGGCAGGTCGCCCCGCGTCTGGTAGATTAACCCGAGGTTGCCGTAGGCGACGGCTTGATGGGCTGGGTTGTCTTCTGCAAGTTCGAGCATGCGGCGGAAGCCTTGCTCAGCGGCGTGTAAGTTGCCTCTTAGTTTGTGAACAAGTGACAAAGAATTAATTGCGGCGATGTCGTTCGGATCAAAGTCTATGAGCGCTTGCAAAGACGATTCGGCCGTGGCGATGTCGCCGCGGAGGTAAGCGATGGCGGCCGCCTCGTGGCGGACCTCTGTCAGTTCGGCGAGTTGCGGGGCGACCTGGGCATCGAGCACGGCGGCTCGATCCAAAAGGAGCCGTTGGAGTTCGGCGATGTCGCCGGTCTCGCGGGCTTGCTTCAACGCCTCAACAGCCTGAGCGTCGCCCTCATTCGCTTGCCGCTCGGCGCGTGCGAGGGCCGATCTTAACGCTTCGATCTCCGAATCGCGCTCGGCGAGCTGTTGGTCTTTGGAGTCAATCGCGCGAGAGTTTGCATCCAGGATTTTCTGGACCGTCTCGTCACTAGCGCCCACGTTAATCTCAACTGCACCTTGAACCGTGCTTCCCACGATGGCGCCAGGACTATCTGCCACGGTTGCGCCTTTGGCCACCGACTGCGTGCCGCTGGTGTTCGCTATGGCAGGCTCCGCTTCGGACCGGGAGCCAGTAGTGATATAGCCCGCGACGCACGCGAGTGCGATCAGCACGGCTCCCAAGCGACTACTGCTTTTGCCCTCGCTCTCCGCACGGATGGTGGCGTCCAGGCACGCCAGCAGGAAACCGATAGCCAAGCACGCAATGGCTAAGAAAGGCGAGTTGTCGATTAAGAATTCACCATTTCGTGTCTCGTCCCACTTTAGTCGGGCAATGAGTGATGGGACGGAAGCGCAGCCCAGGCCGAAGCCAAAGAGAGCTCCCGCCCATCGCCTCAATCTACCCATGGGATGGAAGTACATCACCGCGCCAAAAGTGACAGCGAAGACCGTGACCAACCAAATTAGCGGTTCGTTGGGCCAGAATCGCACCAAAACGCATTGCAGAGACGCCGAGGCCGCCGCAATCAGCGCATAGAGCCACCACCAGTCGCGGGGCTTTTCGTGCGTTGGCGCGGGTTGGTTCATAGCCGCGATTGTAATGCATTTTCACGGCGCCGCTCGATTGGCAGAAAACGCTTACAACAGCCCGCCAAACCCCGTCAGCCCCAACGGCTCGCGAGCGGCGTAAGGCTCGCCGTACGCCACGCCGATGGTCTTGCCCCAGTAGCTCGCCTCGTCGCGCAGCTTCTCGATGAACGAGAACGGTTGGGCCGGCCGGCCGGTGATGAATTGGCTCTCGTACGCGCGGATCGACGCGAGCTTCTTCTCCCAGTGCTCCGAGATGTCGAGCACGAACGACGGTTGCGGCGCCATCTTCAGGTGGACGCAGTAGTAGTTGTAAATCCGC
This genomic window contains:
- a CDS encoding tetratricopeptide repeat protein → MGASDETVQKILDANSRAIDSKDQQLAERDSEIEALRSALARAERQANEGDAQAVEALKQARETGDIAELQRLLLDRAAVLDAQVAPQLAELTEVRHEAAAIAYLRGDIATAESSLQALIDFDPNDIAAINSLSLVHKLRGNLHAAEQGFRRMLELAEDNPAHQAVAYGNLGLIYQTRGDLPGAEEMLRKSLAIEEELGSKEGMASQYGNLGAIYQTRSDLPGAEEMFRKSLALNEELGSKSGMASNYANIGVIYSTRGDLPGAEEMLRKSLALNEELGSKAGMASDYGNLGVIYQTRGDLPGAEEMLRKSLTLSEELGRKAGMAIQYGNLGMIYETRGDLPGAEEMLRKSLALNEELGSKSGMASNYANIGVIYRRRGDLEGAEEMLRKALAINEELGRKEGVANAYGNLGWIYKMRGDLAQARDYWLRSRDLFAEIGMPHMVEQLQGWIDELPPESDRGE